From the genome of Candidatus Cloacimonadota bacterium, one region includes:
- a CDS encoding adenosylhomocysteinase: MNDYTIKDINLADYGRKEILIAEKEMPGLMAIREKYGKFKPLNGAKITGSLHMTIQTAILIETLKELGAKVRWASCNIFSTQDHAAAAIAKAGTPVFAWKGEVLEDYWECTKKALTFGENEGPDLIVDDGGDATLMVHEGYRLEEEYRKNGKFPKITTDNKEFATLQKTIIDDFEKYPDKWHKISQNIRGVSEETTTGVHRLYQMLENDELLFPAINVNDSVTKSKFDNLYGCRESLADGIKRGTDVMVAGKVVVICGYGDVGKGCAQSMNGFGARVIITEIDPICALQAAMEGFEVKTLEDALDEGDIFVTATGNLDVIKTEHMEKMKDQAIVCNIGHFDNEIQVNKLFALPGIRKVNIKPQVDQIFFPDGHSIILLSEGRLVNLGNATGHPSFVMSNSFSNQILAQMELWQKDHKLDVYRLDKKLDEEVARLHLKKLGVKLTKMTKEQSEYIGIPIEGPYKPEHYRY, from the coding sequence ATGAACGATTATACAATAAAAGACATTAATCTTGCTGATTACGGCAGGAAAGAAATTTTAATTGCTGAAAAGGAAATGCCCGGTTTGATGGCAATTCGTGAAAAATACGGAAAATTCAAACCTTTAAATGGAGCAAAAATAACCGGCAGTCTGCACATGACGATCCAGACGGCAATTTTGATTGAAACCTTGAAAGAACTCGGTGCAAAGGTTCGCTGGGCAAGTTGTAATATCTTTTCAACTCAAGACCATGCAGCAGCAGCGATCGCCAAAGCCGGAACTCCTGTTTTTGCTTGGAAAGGCGAGGTTCTCGAAGATTATTGGGAATGTACGAAAAAGGCTCTAACTTTTGGAGAGAATGAAGGTCCCGATTTGATCGTCGATGATGGCGGAGATGCGACTTTGATGGTTCACGAAGGTTATCGATTGGAAGAAGAATACCGGAAAAACGGGAAATTTCCAAAAATTACCACTGACAACAAAGAATTCGCAACTCTTCAGAAAACGATTATAGATGATTTTGAAAAATATCCGGACAAATGGCACAAAATTTCCCAAAATATCAGAGGAGTTTCCGAAGAAACAACAACCGGAGTTCATCGTCTTTATCAGATGTTAGAGAATGATGAACTGCTTTTTCCCGCGATCAATGTGAATGATTCAGTGACAAAATCAAAATTCGATAATCTCTACGGTTGTCGTGAATCTCTCGCAGATGGTATCAAACGCGGGACAGATGTGATGGTTGCCGGGAAAGTTGTAGTTATTTGCGGTTACGGAGATGTCGGCAAAGGTTGTGCTCAATCTATGAACGGTTTCGGAGCCAGAGTCATCATCACCGAGATCGATCCGATCTGTGCTCTGCAGGCAGCAATGGAAGGATTTGAAGTTAAAACACTTGAAGACGCTCTCGATGAAGGAGATATTTTCGTTACTGCTACCGGAAATCTTGATGTCATTAAAACAGAACATATGGAAAAAATGAAGGATCAAGCCATCGTCTGTAATATCGGACATTTTGATAATGAAATTCAGGTCAATAAATTATTTGCACTTCCTGGAATCAGAAAAGTTAATATCAAACCACAAGTTGATCAGATCTTCTTTCCGGATGGACATTCCATAATTTTGCTTTCCGAAGGAAGACTCGTAAATCTCGGAAATGCAACCGGACATCCTTCGTTTGTGATGAGCAATTCTTTTTCCAACCAGATTCTGGCTCAAATGGAATTATGGCAGAAAGATCACAAACTCGATGTTTACCGGCTCGATAAAAAACTCGATGAAGAAGTTGCTCGTCTGCACCTGAAAAAACTGGGAGTTAAACTTACAAAAATGACGAAAGAGCAATCCGAATATATTGGAATTCCTATCGAAGGTCCGTATAAACCGGAACATTATCGGTATTAG